One Coccinella septempunctata chromosome X, icCocSept1.1, whole genome shotgun sequence genomic window carries:
- the LOC123321408 gene encoding dual specificity protein phosphatase 3 isoform X1, protein MIFDHSKIIISRIDSKKLMERFDESFQGTLRPKNTSAITGDYLSELLDWLTANVNTNHATKLSDLHDVNLICNGVYLGDKSTAKDKRFLIKNGFTHVLNAAEGFDFMTQVDTSQDFYREARIKYLGIPGEDRPSWNISVYFELAAKFIDNAVKSGGKILVHCVVGISRSATLVLAYLMICGKMNAAEALEYVFKRRRIFPNIGFLHHLAQLNSVLRKNALLY, encoded by the exons ATGATTTTCGatcattcaaaaataataatatcaagaattgattcaaaaaaattaatggaaaGATTCGATGAAAG TTTTCAGGGCACCCTGAGGCCAAAAAACACGAGTGCAATAACAGGAGACTACCTGAGCGAATTATTGGATTGGTTAACAGCCAACGTTAACACCAATCACGCAACCAAGTTATCAGATTTACATGATGTGAATCTAATTTGTAATGGTGTTTACTTAGGAGATAA ATCAACGGCTAAGGATAAACGATTCCTCATCAAGAACGGTTTCACACACGTCTTGAATGCAGCAGAAGGATTCGATTTCATGACGCAGGTCGATACGAGTCAAGACTTCTATAGGGAAGCTAGAATTAAATATTTGGGAATACCAGGAGAAGATAGGCCGTCATGGAATATATCCGTATATTTTGAACTAGCGGCCAAATTCATAGACAACGCAGTGAAATCTGGAG GCAAGATTCTTGTAcactgtgtcgtcggcatatcaAGATCTGCTACATTAGTCCTAGCATATTTAATGATCTGCGGGAAAATGAATGCAGCAGAAGCCCTAGAATACGTCTTCAAACGCCGAAGGATATTTCCTAATATTGGATTTCTGCATCATCTTGCGCAACTTAATTCTGTTCTCAGAAAAAATGCCCTGTTATACTAA
- the LOC123321408 gene encoding dual specificity protein phosphatase 3 isoform X2 encodes MRIIRSMSMSFAFQGTLRPKNTSAITGDYLSELLDWLTANVNTNHATKLSDLHDVNLICNGVYLGDKSTAKDKRFLIKNGFTHVLNAAEGFDFMTQVDTSQDFYREARIKYLGIPGEDRPSWNISVYFELAAKFIDNAVKSGGKILVHCVVGISRSATLVLAYLMICGKMNAAEALEYVFKRRRIFPNIGFLHHLAQLNSVLRKNALLY; translated from the exons ATGAGAATAATAAGGTCGATGAGCATGAGTTTTGC TTTTCAGGGCACCCTGAGGCCAAAAAACACGAGTGCAATAACAGGAGACTACCTGAGCGAATTATTGGATTGGTTAACAGCCAACGTTAACACCAATCACGCAACCAAGTTATCAGATTTACATGATGTGAATCTAATTTGTAATGGTGTTTACTTAGGAGATAA ATCAACGGCTAAGGATAAACGATTCCTCATCAAGAACGGTTTCACACACGTCTTGAATGCAGCAGAAGGATTCGATTTCATGACGCAGGTCGATACGAGTCAAGACTTCTATAGGGAAGCTAGAATTAAATATTTGGGAATACCAGGAGAAGATAGGCCGTCATGGAATATATCCGTATATTTTGAACTAGCGGCCAAATTCATAGACAACGCAGTGAAATCTGGAG GCAAGATTCTTGTAcactgtgtcgtcggcatatcaAGATCTGCTACATTAGTCCTAGCATATTTAATGATCTGCGGGAAAATGAATGCAGCAGAAGCCCTAGAATACGTCTTCAAACGCCGAAGGATATTTCCTAATATTGGATTTCTGCATCATCTTGCGCAACTTAATTCTGTTCTCAGAAAAAATGCCCTGTTATACTAA
- the LOC123321408 gene encoding dual specificity protein phosphatase 3 isoform X3, with protein MWRERVYNGTLRPKNTSAITGDYLSELLDWLTANVNTNHATKLSDLHDVNLICNGVYLGDKSTAKDKRFLIKNGFTHVLNAAEGFDFMTQVDTSQDFYREARIKYLGIPGEDRPSWNISVYFELAAKFIDNAVKSGGKILVHCVVGISRSATLVLAYLMICGKMNAAEALEYVFKRRRIFPNIGFLHHLAQLNSVLRKNALLY; from the exons ATGTGGAGAGAACGTGTCTACAAT GGCACCCTGAGGCCAAAAAACACGAGTGCAATAACAGGAGACTACCTGAGCGAATTATTGGATTGGTTAACAGCCAACGTTAACACCAATCACGCAACCAAGTTATCAGATTTACATGATGTGAATCTAATTTGTAATGGTGTTTACTTAGGAGATAA ATCAACGGCTAAGGATAAACGATTCCTCATCAAGAACGGTTTCACACACGTCTTGAATGCAGCAGAAGGATTCGATTTCATGACGCAGGTCGATACGAGTCAAGACTTCTATAGGGAAGCTAGAATTAAATATTTGGGAATACCAGGAGAAGATAGGCCGTCATGGAATATATCCGTATATTTTGAACTAGCGGCCAAATTCATAGACAACGCAGTGAAATCTGGAG GCAAGATTCTTGTAcactgtgtcgtcggcatatcaAGATCTGCTACATTAGTCCTAGCATATTTAATGATCTGCGGGAAAATGAATGCAGCAGAAGCCCTAGAATACGTCTTCAAACGCCGAAGGATATTTCCTAATATTGGATTTCTGCATCATCTTGCGCAACTTAATTCTGTTCTCAGAAAAAATGCCCTGTTATACTAA